DNA sequence from the Ruminococcus albus 7 = DSM 20455 genome:
TAAGGTTCAGACTGCGTATCATACGCCTTACAGGAAGTATCTGCGGAGGTGCAACGGATAAGGAATCCAGCTGCATATCCAGCAGTATCTCCGTCAGTGAAAGGTCTGCACCCATTTCACCGCACAGACACACCTTTACTCCCCTGCTGTGAGCATTATCCACCACCAGCTTTATCATCCTGAGTACCGCCAGATGATTGGGCGGCACCACGTTCTCATAGTTGGGGTTCTGCCTGTCTATCGCAAGTGTGTACTGCTCAAGGTCATTGGTGCCTATGCTGAAAAAGTCAACCTCTCTCGCCAGCAGATCACTTATCATAACTGCCGCAGGAGTTTCTATCATAACACCCAGCTCCACATCTTCACCGAATGCGATATGCTTGCTTATCAGCTCATCTTTGACCTTGTGTATTATATCCTTTACACGGTACACCTCATCAACATCTATTACCATAGGTATCAGTATCGAAAGCTTACCGTATGCCGAAGCCCTTAGCAACGCCCTCAGCTGGGTCTTGAATATGTCCTGCCTTCGCAGACACAGCCTTACAGCCCTCATTCCCAGTGCGGGATTTTCCTCCTTGTCAAGGCAGAAATAGTCAGCCGTCTTATCAGCACCGATATCCAGTGTACGTATGACTACACGCTTGCCTTTCATATCCTCTACGACTCTGCGGTAGTTATAGAAAAGCTCCTCCTCATCAGGGAAACTGTCCCTCTGCAGATACAGAAACTCCGATCTTAGCAGACCAACTCCGCCCGCATCGTTTTCTATAGCAGATTCAAGATCGGCAAGACCGCCTATATTGGCATATACCTCTATCTCTCTGCCGTCGCGAGTAACGTTGCGCCTGCCCTTCAGCCGCTGAAGAAGCTCCTTCTTGCGTTCTTCTTCCTCTTCACGCCTTGCCAGCTTGATCTGAGTTTCTTTATCGGGTTCTATATATATAACTCCGTCAAAGCCGTCAACTATGGCAAACCGACCGTCATAGTCCTCCAGCCTCACATCACCCAGACCTATCAGTGCAGGTATGTTCATCGTCCTTGCAAGTATAGCCGTATGCGAATTTGTCGAACCGCCCATGGTACAGAATGCTGCCACCTTGGATTTATCCAGCACTGCTGTTTCACTCGGCAGAAGATCCTCCGCACATATTATGGATATATCGTCCAGCACGAACTCTTTAGCCGAAAGGTTCTGCAGCTGCCTTATGAGCCTCTCGGATGCATCATATACATCCGCTGAACGCTCCCTGATATACTCCGAATCCCCCT
Encoded proteins:
- the ptsP gene encoding phosphoenolpyruvate--protein phosphotransferase; the protein is MVTLRGRSVYGGIARGIISFYQRDCVNVTKIKINDPEKEWDRYMNAKDGAVEELRLLRERTAEEIGEADADIFYIHQLILNDSQYERGVRGLIFDEKLNAEYAVAKTSQTLADLMRQGDSEYIRERSADVYDASERLIRQLQNLSAKEFVLDDISIICAEDLLPSETAVLDKSKVAAFCTMGGSTNSHTAILARTMNIPALIGLGDVRLEDYDGRFAIVDGFDGVIYIEPDKETQIKLARREEEEERKKELLQRLKGRRNVTRDGREIEVYANIGGLADLESAIENDAGGVGLLRSEFLYLQRDSFPDEEELFYNYRRVVEDMKGKRVVIRTLDIGADKTADYFCLDKEENPALGMRAVRLCLRRQDIFKTQLRALLRASAYGKLSILIPMVIDVDEVYRVKDIIHKVKDELISKHIAFGEDVELGVMIETPAAVMISDLLAREVDFFSIGTNDLEQYTLAIDRQNPNYENVVPPNHLAVLRMIKLVVDNAHSRGVKVCLCGEMGADLSLTEILLDMQLDSLSVAPPQILPVRRMIRSLNLSDRRQVHSNIQRVLHY